From one Streptomyces sp. CA-210063 genomic stretch:
- a CDS encoding MFS transporter, giving the protein MPSGLIALALGGFGIGLTEFLIAGLLPQVATSFAVSEAAAGWLISGYALSVAIGAIALTAATARLPRKGVLVGLVALFVIGNLLSAVAPNYQVMLLGRIVAALCHGSFFGIGSLVARGLVAPEKKSRAVAVMFAGLTLANVLGVPFGALVGERWGWRAAFWAVTAIGVLALAGIVALVPDDAGATRTATAPGRSGPPPPTGLRAQFRAFRSWQVWLTLTATALGYGGMFGAFSYIAYTFTEVGGFSSADVAWLLMVYGVGLVVGNLVGGRAADHDRDRALVLALLGLTVTLAAFGLLAGSAVASVILVFLMGVTGFASVPGLITRVTDHAHGAALAASANVSASNIGNALGAWLGGLAITAGLGYTAPLYVGAAITLTSVIVMAVAAHHARSPSVATLTKAESP; this is encoded by the coding sequence ATGCCGAGTGGGCTCATCGCGCTGGCACTCGGCGGGTTCGGCATCGGTCTGACGGAGTTCCTGATCGCCGGGCTGCTTCCCCAGGTGGCGACCAGTTTCGCCGTGTCCGAGGCGGCGGCGGGATGGCTGATCTCCGGATACGCCCTGAGTGTCGCGATCGGCGCGATCGCGCTGACGGCGGCGACGGCGCGGCTGCCGCGCAAGGGCGTCCTGGTCGGCCTGGTGGCGTTGTTCGTCATCGGCAACCTGTTGTCGGCGGTTGCGCCGAACTATCAGGTGATGCTGCTCGGGCGGATCGTCGCGGCGCTGTGCCACGGTTCGTTCTTCGGGATCGGCTCGCTGGTCGCCCGCGGCCTGGTCGCGCCGGAGAAGAAGTCCCGCGCGGTGGCCGTCATGTTCGCCGGGCTCACGCTCGCGAACGTGCTGGGCGTACCGTTCGGCGCGCTGGTCGGTGAACGCTGGGGCTGGAGAGCGGCCTTCTGGGCGGTCACCGCGATCGGTGTGCTCGCGCTGGCGGGCATCGTCGCCCTCGTCCCCGACGACGCGGGAGCGACGCGGACGGCGACAGCGCCGGGCCGCTCCGGTCCGCCGCCGCCCACCGGCTTGCGGGCGCAGTTCCGTGCGTTCCGCTCCTGGCAGGTCTGGCTCACCCTGACGGCCACCGCGCTCGGCTACGGCGGCATGTTCGGCGCGTTCAGCTATATCGCCTACACGTTCACCGAGGTCGGCGGCTTCTCCTCGGCGGATGTGGCCTGGTTGCTGATGGTGTACGGCGTCGGCCTCGTCGTCGGGAACCTGGTCGGCGGGCGAGCGGCCGACCACGACCGTGACCGCGCCCTGGTCCTCGCCCTCCTCGGACTCACCGTCACCCTGGCCGCGTTCGGCCTGCTGGCCGGCAGCGCCGTCGCGTCGGTGATCCTGGTGTTCCTGATGGGAGTGACCGGGTTCGCCAGTGTGCCCGGCCTGATCACCCGCGTCACCGACCACGCCCACGGCGCGGCACTGGCCGCCAGCGCCAACGTGTCCGCGTCCAACATCGGCAACGCCCTCGGCGCCTGGCTCGGCGGCCTGGCCATCACGGCGGGCCTCGGCTACACCGCGCCCCTCTACGTCGGCGCGGCCATCACCCTGACCTCCGTCATCGTCATGGCCGTCGCCGCACACCACGCCAGGTCACCGTCCGTCGCGACGCTGACGAAGGCGGAGAGCCCGTAG
- the cbiE gene encoding precorrin-6y C5,15-methyltransferase (decarboxylating) subunit CbiE: MTPARPGPTPAVTVVGIGADGWGGLPDTSRTALRDAEVLLGGPRQLDLLPPECAGERIAWPSPLRPAVPGLLAAHAGRRIAVLASGDPMFYGIGRALAEETDALRVLPHPSSVSYAAARLGWPLEDVEIVTLVGRPTARLVAALHDGRRLLVLSADADTPGEVAALLRDRGFGPSRMRVLEQLGGEKERTSDESTADDWGRAQPPGDPLNIVAVECRRAPDALRLGAVPGLPDEAYEHDGQLTKRYVRAATLGALAPAPGELLWDIGGGSGSIAIEWMRTHPSCRAITVERDPVRAERITRNAERLGVPGLRVVTGAAPAVLAELPPPDAVFVGGGLTAPGLLDACWEALPGGGRLVANTVTLESEALLANAHRRWGGELVRLAVAHAVPVGGFTGWRQAMPVTQWAVQKTIDPVPGADR; encoded by the coding sequence GTGACCCCCGCACGACCAGGACCGACTCCCGCCGTCACCGTCGTCGGGATCGGAGCCGACGGCTGGGGCGGACTCCCCGACACCTCCCGTACGGCCCTGCGCGACGCCGAGGTCCTGCTCGGGGGCCCGCGCCAACTGGACCTGCTGCCGCCGGAGTGCGCGGGGGAGCGGATCGCCTGGCCCTCGCCCCTGCGCCCCGCCGTCCCCGGCCTGCTCGCCGCGCACGCCGGCCGCCGGATCGCCGTACTGGCCAGCGGGGACCCCATGTTCTACGGCATCGGCCGCGCCCTCGCCGAGGAGACGGACGCCCTGCGCGTCCTGCCGCACCCCTCCTCCGTCTCCTACGCCGCCGCCCGCCTCGGCTGGCCGCTGGAGGACGTCGAGATCGTCACCCTCGTCGGGCGGCCCACCGCCCGGCTCGTCGCCGCCCTGCACGACGGTCGACGGCTGCTCGTGCTGAGCGCGGATGCCGACACCCCCGGCGAGGTCGCCGCCCTGCTGCGGGACCGAGGCTTCGGGCCGAGCCGGATGCGGGTCCTCGAACAGCTCGGCGGGGAGAAGGAACGTACGAGCGACGAGAGCACCGCCGACGACTGGGGGCGGGCGCAGCCGCCCGGCGACCCGCTCAACATCGTCGCCGTCGAGTGCCGCCGAGCCCCGGACGCGCTCCGGCTCGGCGCCGTGCCGGGGCTCCCGGACGAGGCGTACGAACACGACGGGCAGCTCACCAAGCGGTATGTGCGCGCCGCCACCTTGGGTGCGCTCGCCCCGGCGCCCGGCGAGCTGCTGTGGGACATCGGCGGCGGGTCGGGCTCGATCGCGATCGAGTGGATGCGGACGCACCCCTCCTGCCGGGCGATCACCGTCGAACGCGATCCGGTGCGGGCCGAGCGCATCACCCGCAACGCCGAACGGCTCGGCGTGCCCGGGCTGCGGGTCGTCACCGGTGCCGCGCCCGCCGTCCTGGCCGAACTGCCGCCGCCCGACGCCGTGTTCGTCGGCGGCGGACTCACCGCGCCCGGCCTCCTCGACGCCTGCTGGGAGGCGCTGCCCGGCGGCGGACGGCTGGTCGCCAACACCGTGACGCTGGAGTCCGAGGCGCTGCTCGCCAACGCCCACCGACGGTGGGGCGGTGAGCTGGTGCGGCTCGCGGTGGCGCACGCCGTGCCCGTGGGCGGCTTCACCGGGTGGCGGCAGGCGATGCCGGTGACCCAGTGGGCCGTACAGAAAACCATCGACCCCGTTCCAGGAGCAGACAGATGA
- the cobM gene encoding precorrin-4 C(11)-methyltransferase — MTVYFIGAGPGAADLITVRGARTLAACQVCLYAGSLVPRELLAECPPDARLVDTAQLNLDEITAELVRAHEEGHDVARLHSGDPSVFSAVAEQMRRLDTAGVPYEVVPGVPAFAAAAASLKRELTVPTVGQTVILTRIANRATAMPEGEDLATLGRSGALIVLHLAAKYVDRVVGELLPHYGADCPVAVVAYASRPDELIIRGTLEEIAGKVKEAGVLRTAVIMVGRTLGARQFRDSHLYSAERERHGC; from the coding sequence ATGACCGTGTACTTCATCGGCGCCGGCCCCGGCGCCGCCGACCTGATCACGGTCCGCGGCGCCCGTACGCTCGCCGCCTGCCAGGTCTGCCTGTACGCGGGCAGCCTGGTCCCGCGCGAACTGCTGGCCGAATGCCCGCCGGACGCCCGACTGGTGGACACCGCCCAGCTCAACCTGGACGAGATCACCGCCGAGCTGGTGCGCGCGCACGAGGAGGGGCACGACGTGGCCCGGCTGCACTCCGGGGACCCGTCCGTGTTCAGCGCGGTCGCCGAGCAGATGCGGCGGCTGGACACGGCCGGCGTGCCGTACGAGGTGGTGCCGGGCGTGCCCGCCTTCGCCGCCGCGGCGGCCTCCCTGAAGCGGGAGCTGACCGTGCCGACCGTCGGCCAGACCGTCATCCTCACCCGGATCGCCAACCGTGCCACCGCCATGCCCGAGGGTGAGGACCTGGCCACGCTCGGGCGTAGCGGCGCCCTGATCGTGCTGCACCTGGCCGCCAAGTACGTGGACCGTGTGGTCGGGGAACTGCTCCCGCACTACGGCGCCGACTGCCCCGTCGCGGTCGTCGCCTACGCCTCCCGGCCCGACGAGCTGATCATCCGGGGCACGCTGGAGGAGATCGCCGGGAAGGTGAAGGAGGCGGGTGTGCTGCGCACGGCTGTGATCATGGTCGGCCGAACGTTGGGTGCGCGGCAGTTTCGGGACAGCCACCTGTACTCGGCGGAGCGGGAGCGGCACGGTTGCTGA
- a CDS encoding FecCD family ABC transporter permease yields MRRSPAPSRIPLPPLIVGIGSLLLLSLVGGTGLGAAGIGWADVLRFLWAGLTGGTVHAGDVASYTIVWEIRLPRVLLGAVVGAGLAAVGVAVQAIVRNALADPFVLGISSGAAVGANAVILLGAFAGLGVWALSVSAFVSALAAMALVYAVARSPHGLTPLRLILTGTALAYGFEAVTTVMVFGAARGEAARSALMWLLGSLGGATWAQVPLVAVTVAAGWAWLRWRAESLNALAMGDETSAALGIRPARLRRELFLVTAAVTGTVVAVSGAIGFVGLMVPHIVRMLVGADHRRVLMVAPLVGAVLLVWADVLSRLLLAPAELPVGVITAVVGVPAFLLLMRRGGYAFGGR; encoded by the coding sequence GTGCGCCGCAGCCCCGCCCCCAGCCGAATACCCCTGCCCCCGTTGATAGTCGGCATCGGGTCGCTTCTGCTGCTGTCGCTCGTCGGCGGCACCGGTCTGGGAGCCGCCGGGATCGGCTGGGCGGACGTCCTCCGGTTCCTGTGGGCCGGGCTCACCGGTGGCACCGTGCACGCCGGGGACGTCGCCTCGTACACCATCGTCTGGGAGATCCGGCTGCCCCGGGTCCTGCTCGGTGCCGTCGTCGGGGCGGGGCTCGCGGCCGTCGGCGTGGCCGTGCAGGCGATCGTGCGCAACGCGCTCGCCGATCCGTTCGTCCTGGGCATCTCCTCGGGCGCGGCGGTGGGCGCCAACGCGGTCATCCTGCTCGGCGCGTTCGCCGGGCTCGGGGTCTGGGCGCTGTCCGTGTCGGCGTTCGTCTCGGCGCTCGCGGCCATGGCCCTGGTGTACGCCGTGGCCCGGTCGCCGCACGGGCTGACCCCGCTGCGGCTGATCCTGACCGGCACGGCACTGGCGTACGGCTTCGAAGCGGTCACCACGGTCATGGTGTTCGGCGCGGCCCGCGGCGAGGCGGCCCGGTCGGCGCTGATGTGGCTGCTGGGCAGTCTGGGCGGGGCGACCTGGGCGCAGGTGCCGCTCGTCGCCGTGACCGTGGCGGCCGGGTGGGCGTGGCTGCGGTGGCGGGCCGAATCGCTCAACGCCCTCGCCATGGGCGACGAGACCTCGGCCGCGCTCGGCATCCGCCCGGCGCGGCTGCGCCGGGAGCTGTTCCTCGTCACCGCCGCCGTGACCGGGACGGTGGTCGCGGTCAGCGGGGCCATCGGGTTCGTCGGGCTGATGGTGCCGCACATCGTGCGGATGCTGGTCGGCGCCGACCACCGCCGGGTGCTCATGGTGGCCCCGCTCGTCGGCGCCGTGCTGCTGGTGTGGGCGGATGTGCTGTCCAGGCTGCTGCTCGCCCCCGCCGAACTGCCCGTCGGAGTGATCACCGCCGTGGTGGGCGTGCCCGCCTTCCTGCTGCTGATGCGGCGCGGCGGCTACGCGTTCGGAGGCCGCTGA
- a CDS encoding ABC transporter ATP-binding protein has translation MRLDIEDVTVEAAGARIVDDVRLTVDSGAFVGLVGPNGSGKSTLLRCVYRALRPAAGVVRLDGDDAHAMPPRAAARVLAALPQESSAEFDFTVAEVVAMGRLPHRDRTAASDAEIRARAMDRTGVGHLADRGFLALSGGEKQRVLIARALAQQPKVLVLDEPTNHLDIAHQLDVLSLVRDSGVTVLAALHDLNLAAAHCDVLYVIAGGRIVDSGPPHDVLRPALLAEVFGVRAHPVRHPETGAVQLLFDLLPPTT, from the coding sequence GTGCGGCTTGACATCGAGGATGTGACGGTCGAGGCCGCCGGGGCCAGGATCGTCGACGACGTCCGACTCACCGTCGACAGCGGGGCGTTCGTCGGGCTCGTCGGCCCCAACGGCAGCGGCAAGTCGACGCTCCTGCGCTGTGTGTACCGGGCGCTGCGCCCGGCCGCCGGCGTGGTGCGGCTGGACGGGGACGACGCGCACGCCATGCCGCCCCGGGCCGCCGCCCGGGTGCTGGCCGCGCTGCCGCAGGAGTCGTCGGCCGAGTTCGACTTCACGGTCGCCGAGGTGGTCGCCATGGGGCGGCTGCCGCACCGGGACCGGACGGCCGCCTCCGACGCGGAGATCCGCGCGCGGGCCATGGACAGGACCGGGGTGGGGCATCTCGCCGACCGGGGGTTCCTGGCCCTGTCCGGCGGCGAGAAGCAGCGCGTCCTGATCGCCCGTGCCCTCGCCCAGCAGCCCAAGGTGCTCGTCCTCGACGAACCCACCAACCACCTCGACATCGCCCACCAGTTGGACGTGCTGTCCCTGGTGCGCGACAGCGGCGTCACCGTGCTCGCCGCCCTGCACGACCTCAATCTCGCCGCCGCGCACTGCGACGTCCTGTACGTGATCGCGGGCGGCCGGATCGTCGACTCGGGCCCGCCCCACGACGTCCTCCGACCGGCCCTGCTCGCCGAGGTGTTCGGGGTCCGCGCACATCCCGTACGGCATCCGGAGACCGGCGCCGTCCAACTCCTGTTCGACCTGCTTCCGCCCACGACCTGA
- a CDS encoding ABC transporter substrate-binding protein has protein sequence MRKLLAAALCLAATATGCGATVEPPGDATSSQKAVTLTNCGRKVTFDQVPERVVTNDVGITELMFALGLEDRMAGFAMPDDKGDLSGVPWKDGYDKVTWLSKDQLTKENVLDARADLVFAGWNYGFREDAGFTPDALKKLGIPSYILTESCRNGRTETSRGIMPPLDALYTDLTNLGKLFGVEKRAATLIADFKKRIAGVRAEAPAKKPTVFLYDSGQDQPFTSGRYAAPEQIITEAGGVNVMHDVEDSWTTVGWESVVERDPDTIVICDYGDVSAERKKEFLLSYAPLRDVSAIRHQRIFVLDYVDLVESPRNPSAVARLGAYLRTVSES, from the coding sequence ATGCGCAAGCTGCTCGCCGCCGCACTGTGTCTCGCCGCGACCGCCACCGGATGCGGCGCGACCGTCGAGCCGCCCGGAGACGCCACGTCCTCCCAGAAGGCGGTCACCCTCACCAACTGCGGCCGGAAGGTGACGTTCGACCAGGTCCCCGAGCGCGTGGTCACCAACGACGTCGGGATCACCGAGCTGATGTTCGCCCTCGGCCTGGAGGACCGCATGGCCGGGTTCGCCATGCCCGACGACAAGGGCGATCTGAGCGGTGTGCCGTGGAAGGACGGCTACGACAAGGTGACATGGCTGTCGAAGGACCAGCTCACCAAGGAGAACGTCCTCGACGCCAGAGCCGACCTCGTCTTCGCGGGCTGGAACTACGGCTTCCGCGAGGACGCCGGTTTCACCCCCGACGCCCTGAAGAAGCTCGGCATCCCCTCGTACATCCTCACCGAGTCCTGCCGCAACGGCCGGACCGAGACCTCGCGCGGCATCATGCCGCCCCTGGACGCCCTGTACACCGACCTCACCAACCTCGGGAAGCTGTTCGGCGTCGAGAAACGGGCGGCCACGCTGATCGCCGACTTCAAGAAGCGGATCGCCGGCGTCAGGGCCGAGGCACCCGCGAAGAAGCCCACGGTCTTCCTCTACGACAGCGGCCAGGACCAGCCCTTCACCTCCGGCCGCTACGCCGCCCCCGAGCAGATCATCACCGAGGCCGGCGGGGTCAACGTCATGCACGACGTCGAGGACTCCTGGACCACGGTCGGCTGGGAGAGCGTCGTCGAGCGGGACCCGGACACCATCGTGATCTGCGACTACGGGGACGTGAGCGCCGAGCGGAAGAAGGAGTTCCTGCTCTCCTACGCCCCGCTGCGCGACGTCTCCGCGATCAGGCACCAGCGGATCTTCGTCCTCGACTACGTCGACCTGGTCGAGAGCCCCCGCAACCCGTCGGCCGTCGCCCGTCTCGGCGCCTACCTTCGGACGGTGTCGGAGAGTTAG
- a CDS encoding cobalt-precorrin-5B (C(1))-methyltransferase — MSSGAEQGAGGAAGAAKGGRAAQLKHTGLRPGWTTGACATAATTAAYTALLTGEFPDPVTITLPKGQTPSFALAAEELTGGSAMAGIVKDAGDDPDVTHGALVRATVRRLPAGAGVVFRAGPGVGTITRPGLPLPVGEPAVNPVPRQMMRDHVAEVAARHGGTGDVEITVSVDHGEEIARSTWNPRLGILGGLSILGTTGIVVPYSCSAWIDSIRRGVDVARAAGRTHVAGCTGSTSEKTVVAAYDLPEDALLDMGDFAGAVLKYVRRHPVDRLTICGGFAKLSKLAAGHLDLHSARSQVDKGFLAELARRGGASEALAAEVADANTGLAALQLCGAAGVPLGDLVATAARDEALAVLRGAPVAVDVICVDRAGTIVGRSTVR, encoded by the coding sequence ATGAGCAGTGGTGCAGAGCAAGGCGCGGGTGGGGCCGCCGGTGCGGCGAAGGGCGGTCGTGCGGCCCAACTCAAGCACACCGGTCTGCGGCCCGGCTGGACCACCGGCGCCTGTGCGACGGCGGCCACGACAGCCGCGTACACCGCCCTGCTGACCGGCGAGTTCCCCGACCCGGTGACCATCACGTTGCCGAAGGGGCAGACCCCGTCGTTCGCGCTCGCGGCCGAGGAGCTGACCGGCGGGAGCGCGATGGCGGGGATCGTGAAGGACGCGGGAGACGATCCGGACGTCACGCACGGGGCGCTGGTCCGGGCCACGGTACGGCGGCTGCCCGCCGGGGCCGGGGTGGTGTTCAGGGCCGGTCCCGGCGTCGGGACGATCACCCGCCCGGGCCTGCCCCTGCCCGTCGGCGAACCGGCCGTGAACCCGGTCCCCCGGCAGATGATGCGGGACCACGTCGCCGAGGTCGCCGCACGCCACGGGGGCACCGGCGATGTCGAGATCACCGTCTCCGTGGACCACGGCGAGGAGATCGCCCGCTCCACCTGGAACCCCCGGCTCGGCATCCTCGGCGGTCTGTCCATCCTGGGCACCACCGGGATCGTGGTCCCCTACTCGTGCTCGGCGTGGATCGACTCCATCCGGCGGGGCGTGGACGTGGCCCGGGCGGCCGGGCGCACCCATGTCGCCGGGTGCACGGGGTCGACGTCGGAGAAGACGGTCGTCGCCGCGTACGACCTGCCCGAGGACGCGCTGCTGGACATGGGCGACTTCGCGGGCGCGGTGCTGAAGTACGTCCGCAGGCATCCCGTGGACCGGCTGACGATCTGCGGTGGCTTCGCCAAGCTCTCCAAGCTCGCCGCCGGCCATCTCGACCTGCACTCCGCCCGCTCCCAGGTCGACAAGGGCTTCCTCGCCGAACTGGCCCGGCGCGGCGGCGCGAGCGAGGCGCTGGCCGCCGAGGTGGCCGACGCCAACACCGGGCTCGCCGCGCTCCAGTTGTGCGGGGCGGCCGGGGTGCCACTCGGTGACCTGGTGGCGACGGCGGCCCGCGACGAGGCCCTGGCCGTGCTGCGCGGTGCGCCCGTCGCGGTCGACGTCATCTGCGTCGACCGGGCGGGCACGATCGTGGGACGCAGCACGGTCCGCTAA
- a CDS encoding cobalt-precorrin-6A reductase — protein MRVLILGGTTEARRLAELLHDTPGLRLTSSLAGRVASPRLPPGEVRVGGFGGAEGLAAWLREHGVDALIDATHPFAGTMSFHAARAAAATHVPLLALRRPGWVPADGDDWHDAASLEEAAKLLPALGRRVFLTTGRMGLAAFAALDDLWFLVRSVDAPEAPHPARMEVLLDRGPFSLDGERELMRRHRVDVVVTKDSGGAATAPKLTAAREAGLPVVVVRRPPVPEGVPVVADPEAAARWVEERLTAR, from the coding sequence ATGCGCGTACTGATACTCGGCGGAACCACGGAGGCCCGCCGCCTGGCCGAACTGCTGCACGACACCCCTGGCCTGCGGCTGACCAGCTCCCTCGCCGGACGCGTCGCCAGCCCTCGGCTGCCCCCGGGCGAGGTCCGCGTCGGCGGCTTCGGCGGGGCCGAGGGACTGGCCGCCTGGCTGCGCGAGCACGGGGTGGACGCGCTCATCGACGCCACCCACCCTTTCGCCGGGACCATGAGTTTCCACGCGGCACGGGCGGCCGCCGCCACCCATGTTCCCCTGCTCGCGCTGCGCCGCCCCGGCTGGGTCCCGGCAGACGGCGACGACTGGCACGACGCGGCCTCCCTGGAGGAGGCCGCGAAGCTGCTGCCCGCGCTCGGCCGGCGCGTCTTCCTCACCACCGGGCGCATGGGCCTGGCCGCGTTCGCCGCCCTGGACGACCTGTGGTTCCTCGTCCGGTCCGTCGACGCACCCGAGGCCCCGCACCCGGCCCGTATGGAGGTGCTGCTCGACCGCGGCCCCTTCAGCCTCGACGGGGAACGCGAGCTGATGCGCCGCCACCGCGTCGACGTCGTCGTGACGAAGGACAGCGGGGGAGCCGCCACCGCGCCGAAGCTGACGGCGGCCCGTGAGGCCGGGCTGCCCGTCGTCGTGGTGCGCAGGCCGCCCGTGCCCGAGGGCGTCCCCGTGGTGGCGGATCCCGAGGCGGCGGCCCGCTGGGTCGAAGAGCGTCTCACGGCCCGCTGA
- a CDS encoding precorrin-2 C(20)-methyltransferase, with protein sequence MSGKLYGVGLGPGDPSLMTVRAVEVIAEADVIAYHSARHGRSIARSIAAKHIRADHIEERLVYPVTTETTDHPGGYKGAMEEFYAEASARLAVHLDGGRTVAVLAEGDPLFYGSYMHMHKRLTGRYDTEVIPGVTSVSAAAARLGTPLAEGEEVLTILPGTLPEEELTARLASTDAAVVMKLGRTFTKVRSALEGSGRLGEARYVERATMAGERVAELADVDAESVPYFAVAVLPSRVDAERPEARERGEVVVVGTGPAGPLWLTPETRGALAAADDLVGYTTYLDRVPRRAGQVRHGSDNRVESERAEFALDLARRGRRVAVVSGGDPGVFAMATAVLEVASQKEYADVPVRVLPGVTAANAAAARAGAPLGHDYAALSLSDRLKPWEVIAERLRAAASADLVLALYNPGSRSRTWQVGKARELLLEHRAPDTPVVVARDVGGSGERVRIVRLADLDPAEVDMRTILLVGSSQTRAVRRGNGEEIVWTPRRYPEG encoded by the coding sequence GTGAGCGGCAAGCTGTACGGGGTGGGGCTCGGCCCCGGTGACCCGTCCCTGATGACCGTACGGGCCGTCGAGGTCATCGCCGAGGCGGACGTGATCGCGTACCACAGCGCCCGCCACGGCCGTTCCATCGCCCGCTCGATCGCGGCGAAGCACATCCGCGCCGACCACATCGAGGAGCGGCTGGTCTACCCGGTCACGACGGAGACCACCGACCATCCGGGCGGTTACAAGGGCGCGATGGAGGAGTTCTACGCGGAGGCGTCGGCCCGGCTGGCCGTGCACCTCGACGGGGGGCGTACGGTCGCGGTCCTCGCCGAGGGCGATCCGCTCTTCTACGGCTCCTACATGCACATGCACAAGCGGCTCACCGGCCGCTACGACACCGAGGTGATCCCCGGTGTCACGTCCGTGTCCGCCGCGGCGGCCCGGCTCGGCACCCCGCTCGCCGAGGGCGAGGAGGTGCTGACCATCCTGCCGGGCACCCTGCCCGAGGAGGAGCTGACCGCGCGGCTCGCCTCGACGGACGCGGCCGTGGTGATGAAGCTGGGTCGGACCTTCACCAAGGTGCGGAGCGCGCTGGAGGGTTCGGGGCGGCTGGGCGAGGCGCGGTATGTCGAACGGGCCACCATGGCCGGGGAGCGGGTCGCCGAACTGGCGGACGTGGACGCGGAGTCGGTGCCGTACTTCGCGGTGGCCGTGCTGCCCAGCCGGGTCGACGCGGAGCGGCCCGAGGCGCGGGAGCGGGGCGAGGTGGTCGTGGTCGGTACCGGTCCGGCCGGTCCGCTGTGGCTGACGCCCGAGACGCGGGGTGCGCTCGCCGCCGCCGACGACCTGGTCGGTTACACGACCTATCTGGACCGGGTGCCTCGGCGCGCGGGCCAGGTCCGGCACGGCTCGGACAACCGGGTCGAGTCGGAGCGCGCCGAGTTCGCCCTCGATCTGGCCCGGCGCGGGCGGCGGGTCGCGGTCGTCTCCGGCGGCGACCCGGGGGTCTTCGCCATGGCGACGGCCGTCCTGGAGGTCGCCTCGCAGAAGGAGTACGCGGACGTGCCGGTGCGGGTGCTGCCGGGTGTGACCGCCGCCAACGCGGCCGCCGCCCGTGCGGGCGCCCCGCTCGGCCACGACTACGCGGCCCTGTCGCTCTCCGACCGGCTCAAGCCGTGGGAGGTCATCGCCGAGCGGCTGCGCGCGGCGGCCTCGGCGGATCTGGTGCTGGCCCTGTACAACCCCGGTTCGCGCAGCCGCACCTGGCAGGTGGGCAAGGCGCGCGAGCTGCTGCTGGAGCACCGGGCGCCGGACACCCCGGTCGTGGTCGCCCGGGACGTGGGCGGCTCCGGCGAGCGCGTCCGGATCGTACGGCTGGCCGACCTGGACCCGGCCGAGGTCGACATGCGGACCATCCTGCTGGTCGGCTCCTCGCAGACCCGGGCCGTACGGCGCGGGAACGGCGAGGAGATCGTCTGGACACCGCGCCGTTATCCGGAGGGGTGA
- a CDS encoding precorrin-8X methylmutase, translating into MNDSRMTTESSEKTTVTTYDYEKDGPAIYRQSFATIRAEADLAALPADVSQVAVRMIHACGMVDLVRDLGYTPDVVARAREALRAGAPIFTDVQMVASGVTRKRLPAGNDVLCTLSDPAVPELAAKLGTTRSAAALELWRDRLEGSVVAVGNAPTALFRLLEMIEEGAPRPAAVIGVPVGFVGAAESKEALAAHPSGLEHIVVRGRRGGSAIAAAALNAIASEEE; encoded by the coding sequence ATGAACGACAGCCGCATGACGACCGAGAGCAGCGAGAAGACCACCGTGACCACGTACGACTACGAGAAGGACGGCCCGGCCATCTACCGCCAGTCCTTCGCCACCATCCGCGCGGAGGCGGACCTCGCGGCCCTGCCCGCCGACGTCAGCCAGGTCGCGGTCCGGATGATCCACGCCTGCGGAATGGTCGACCTCGTACGGGACTTGGGGTACACGCCCGACGTGGTGGCCCGCGCCCGCGAGGCCCTGCGCGCCGGCGCGCCCATCTTCACCGACGTCCAGATGGTGGCCAGCGGAGTCACCCGCAAGCGGCTGCCCGCCGGCAACGACGTGCTCTGCACGCTCTCCGACCCGGCCGTCCCCGAGCTGGCGGCGAAGCTCGGCACCACGCGCAGCGCCGCCGCCCTCGAACTGTGGCGGGACCGGCTGGAGGGTTCCGTCGTCGCCGTCGGCAACGCGCCCACCGCCCTCTTCCGGCTCCTGGAGATGATCGAGGAGGGCGCGCCCCGGCCCGCCGCCGTCATCGGCGTCCCGGTCGGCTTCGTCGGCGCCGCCGAGTCCAAGGAGGCCCTGGCCGCGCACCCGTCGGGGCTGGAGCACATCGTCGTACGCGGCCGTCGTGGCGGCAGTGCCATCGCCGCCGCCGCGCTCAACGCGATCGCTAGTGAGGAAGAGTGA